From a region of the Armatimonas rosea genome:
- a CDS encoding BNR repeat-containing protein produces MQEEKITESLKLADVWAGHPVGFALLTHGNQQFVAFYDATRQMTVAQRSLGSKTWKYTKLPSQLGWDSHNYVTLAVDSGGFLHVSGNMHVVPLVYFRSTKPLDASSLVQVKAMTDQKETRVTYPLFFRGAKQELIFTYRDGGSGNGDQLYNTYDPKTKTWKRLTEQVVTNGEGQRNAYPALPQLGPDGYFHLIWIWRETPDAATNHHPSYARSRDLVHWEDSAGKPLTLPITLKTGDVIDPIPEHGGALNGLVKLGFDSQKRPIVSYTKYDKNGKSQLYCSRRERSGWKVYPVTRWDWRWEFGGGGTIAAEIGLGAVESAGAGRLKLAFRTKSHGSGVLVLDEKTLAVVEKLPPPEGYPKSLRAVRAKFPELQVKWAGDLGKPASGGGRYVLRWETLGPNRDKPRTGPLPPPSELWLYRLQ; encoded by the coding sequence ATGCAAGAAGAGAAGATTACTGAGTCGCTGAAGCTCGCCGATGTCTGGGCGGGGCACCCGGTGGGCTTTGCCCTGCTGACCCACGGCAACCAGCAGTTTGTGGCGTTCTACGATGCCACGCGACAGATGACAGTCGCGCAGCGGAGCCTGGGGAGCAAGACCTGGAAGTACACCAAGCTGCCATCGCAGCTGGGCTGGGACTCGCACAACTATGTCACCCTGGCCGTGGATAGTGGCGGGTTTCTGCATGTCTCGGGCAATATGCATGTCGTGCCACTGGTCTACTTCCGCTCGACCAAGCCGCTCGATGCCAGTAGTTTGGTGCAGGTGAAGGCGATGACGGACCAGAAAGAGACTCGGGTGACCTATCCGCTGTTCTTCCGGGGCGCCAAGCAGGAGCTGATCTTTACCTACCGCGATGGCGGCAGCGGCAACGGCGACCAGCTCTACAACACCTACGACCCCAAGACCAAGACCTGGAAGCGCCTCACCGAGCAAGTCGTGACCAATGGCGAGGGCCAGCGCAATGCCTACCCCGCCCTCCCGCAGCTCGGCCCCGATGGCTACTTCCACCTGATCTGGATCTGGCGCGAGACTCCTGATGCCGCCACCAACCACCACCCGTCGTATGCCCGTAGCCGCGATCTGGTGCACTGGGAAGATAGCGCGGGAAAGCCCCTGACACTGCCCATCACCCTCAAGACCGGCGATGTGATCGACCCCATCCCGGAGCACGGCGGCGCGCTCAATGGCCTCGTCAAGCTGGGCTTCGACTCCCAGAAGCGCCCGATTGTCTCCTACACCAAGTACGATAAGAACGGCAAGAGCCAGCTCTACTGTAGCCGCCGTGAGAGGTCCGGCTGGAAGGTCTACCCCGTGACCCGCTGGGACTGGCGCTGGGAGTTTGGCGGTGGGGGGACAATCGCTGCGGAGATCGGTCTGGGGGCGGTCGAGAGTGCGGGGGCGGGGCGGCTCAAGCTAGCCTTTCGGACAAAGAGCCATGGGAGCGGGGTGCTGGTGCTCGACGAAAAGACACTCGCGGTGGTCGAGAAGCTCCCCCCGCCCGAGGGCTACCCCAAGAGCCTGCGCGCCGTCCGCGCCAAGTTCCCCGAGCTACAGGTCAAGTGGGCCGGCGACCTAGGCAAGCCTGCCTCGGGCGGCGGGCGCTATGTCCTGCGCTGGGAGACCCTCGGCCCCAACCGCGACAAGCCCCGCACCGGCCCGCTACCGCCTCCCTCGGAGCTGTGGCTCTATCGGCTACAATAG
- the deoC gene encoding deoxyribose-phosphate aldolase, whose amino-acid sequence MENRNPGTPLDLEWVAATRINRPAVERRVASLPGRRSVKKDWQAAWLLRAISCMDLTTLSGDDTPGNVRRLCAKARQPVRQDILDALEIPKLTVGAVCVYHDMIAPAVEALAGSGIPVAAVSTGFPAGLSPFHLRVAEIKESVKAGAQEIDIVLSRRKVLLQDWQGIYDEVRAFREACGDAHLKTILATGELGTLTNVARASLVCMMAGADFIKTSTGKEPTNATLGNSLIMARQIRDFHERTGHVVGFKPAGGIRTAKQSLDGLILMKEELGVAWTKPDRYRIGASSLLSDIERQLEHHVTGRYSAYNRHPMA is encoded by the coding sequence ATGGAAAATCGTAACCCCGGAACGCCCCTCGACCTGGAGTGGGTCGCTGCCACGCGGATCAATCGCCCCGCGGTCGAGCGGCGTGTGGCAAGCCTTCCTGGCCGCCGCAGTGTCAAGAAGGACTGGCAGGCCGCGTGGCTCTTGCGGGCGATCTCCTGCATGGACCTAACCACGCTCTCTGGCGACGATACCCCCGGCAATGTGCGCCGACTCTGCGCCAAGGCCCGCCAGCCCGTGCGCCAGGATATCCTCGATGCGCTGGAGATCCCCAAGCTCACGGTTGGAGCCGTCTGTGTCTACCACGACATGATCGCCCCCGCAGTCGAGGCGCTCGCGGGCTCCGGCATCCCGGTCGCCGCGGTCTCCACCGGCTTTCCCGCCGGCCTCTCCCCGTTTCATCTGCGCGTCGCCGAGATCAAGGAGTCCGTCAAGGCCGGGGCGCAAGAGATCGATATCGTCCTCTCCCGCCGTAAAGTGCTCTTACAGGACTGGCAGGGTATCTACGACGAAGTGCGAGCCTTCCGCGAGGCCTGCGGCGATGCTCACCTCAAGACCATTCTCGCGACCGGCGAGCTGGGGACCCTCACCAATGTCGCGCGGGCGAGCCTTGTCTGCATGATGGCGGGCGCGGACTTTATCAAGACCAGCACCGGGAAAGAGCCTACCAACGCGACCCTGGGCAATAGCCTTATCATGGCCCGCCAGATTCGCGACTTCCACGAGCGCACCGGTCACGTGGTCGGCTTCAAGCCCGCGGGCGGCATCCGCACTGCAAAACAATCCCTCGATGGCCTGATCCTCATGAAAGAAGAGCTCGGCGTCGCCTGGACCAAGCCCGACCGCTACCGAATCGGTGCCTCGTCGCTCCTCTCGGACATCGAGCGCCAATTGGAACACCATGTCACCGGCCGCTACTCCGCCTACAACCGTCACCCCATGGCGTGA
- a CDS encoding Gfo/Idh/MocA family protein, whose protein sequence is MNRRQFLGAAAAPLFLPSSVLGRAGFTAPADRITVGVIGCGKMANDFHLPTLLDFDDVQILAVCDVDTTRRERAKKRVETHYEGEGRATKTCAAYNDFREVLARKDIDAVVIVTPEHWHAIPIIEACKAGKDVYCEKPLTLTLAESKRCIEAVRKYKRVLQTGSQQRSNVFGRFREGCEFVRSGRLGKIKSVTVGVAAPSVWCDLKEEMPEPGLDWDLWLGPAPMRPYSSVLSPRGQHNHFPAWRNYREYSGGGHADMGAHHYDIAQWALGKDDTDPVEIVPPDDPMATFGAKLIYADGIEVTHGGPSGCFFTGTNGTLHLDRGVLKSDPPELAKTPLSEKETHLFVSPGHHRNWIDCIKSRQKPLCDVEIGCRSVALVQLANLAYWHRRRLKWDPVKWEFIGDKEANKWLDRERRSKWSLPKV, encoded by the coding sequence ATGAACCGACGACAGTTTCTGGGAGCCGCCGCCGCGCCGCTCTTTCTGCCTAGCTCTGTGCTGGGACGTGCAGGCTTCACCGCGCCCGCGGATCGTATCACCGTGGGCGTGATCGGCTGTGGGAAGATGGCCAACGACTTCCACCTGCCCACACTGCTCGACTTCGACGATGTACAGATTCTGGCGGTCTGCGATGTGGACACGACCCGGCGGGAGCGTGCCAAGAAGCGGGTGGAGACCCACTACGAGGGCGAGGGCCGCGCGACCAAGACCTGCGCCGCCTACAACGATTTCCGCGAGGTGCTCGCCCGCAAGGATATCGATGCCGTCGTGATTGTCACCCCCGAGCACTGGCATGCGATCCCGATTATCGAGGCGTGTAAGGCCGGCAAAGATGTCTACTGCGAGAAGCCGCTGACCCTCACCCTCGCCGAGTCCAAGCGCTGCATCGAGGCGGTGCGCAAGTACAAGCGGGTCTTGCAGACCGGGAGCCAGCAGCGCTCGAATGTCTTTGGGCGCTTCCGCGAGGGCTGCGAGTTTGTGCGGAGCGGGCGGCTGGGCAAGATCAAGTCCGTGACGGTAGGTGTCGCGGCACCGAGTGTCTGGTGCGACCTGAAAGAAGAGATGCCCGAGCCCGGCCTAGACTGGGACCTCTGGCTCGGGCCGGCTCCGATGCGGCCCTACAGCTCCGTGCTCTCCCCCCGCGGCCAGCACAACCACTTCCCCGCCTGGCGCAACTACCGCGAGTACTCCGGCGGCGGCCACGCCGACATGGGGGCGCACCACTACGATATCGCGCAGTGGGCACTGGGCAAGGACGACACCGACCCTGTGGAGATCGTCCCCCCCGACGATCCCATGGCGACTTTTGGGGCGAAGCTGATCTATGCCGATGGGATCGAGGTGACCCACGGCGGCCCGAGCGGCTGCTTCTTCACCGGCACCAACGGCACCCTGCACCTGGACCGTGGCGTGCTAAAAAGCGACCCGCCCGAGCTGGCCAAGACCCCGCTCAGTGAGAAAGAGACCCACTTGTTTGTCTCGCCGGGCCACCACCGCAACTGGATCGACTGCATCAAGAGCCGCCAGAAGCCCCTCTGTGATGTGGAGATCGGCTGTCGCTCCGTGGCGCTGGTGCAGCTGGCCAACCTTGCCTACTGGCACCGCCGCCGCCTGAAGTGGGACCCCGTCAAGTGGGAGTTTATCGGCGATAAAGAGGCCAACAAGTGGCTCGACCGCGAGCGCCGCTCCAAGTGGTCCCTGCCAAAGGTGTGA
- a CDS encoding phosphonate degradation HD-domain oxygenase yields MSQRLETPEQVVAAIYDCFARRGHQSYGEDVTEQEHALQCAYFAAQVGEPESLIVACLLHDIGHLLHDLGEDIAEKGIDAQHEEYGARWLAAYFPPEIVEPVRLHVTAKRYLCAREPGYTEALSEASQRSLALQGGPMTESEAQAFEASPHAEWAVRLRRYDDQGKVTDLVIPPLESYRALLLDRARLGDQKGG; encoded by the coding sequence ATGAGCCAGAGACTTGAGACCCCCGAGCAGGTAGTCGCCGCGATCTACGACTGCTTTGCACGCCGCGGCCACCAGAGCTATGGCGAGGATGTCACCGAGCAGGAGCACGCGCTCCAGTGCGCCTACTTTGCGGCCCAGGTGGGGGAGCCCGAGAGCCTGATCGTCGCCTGCCTGCTCCACGATATCGGGCACCTGCTCCACGACCTGGGGGAGGATATCGCCGAGAAGGGGATCGATGCCCAGCACGAGGAGTACGGCGCCCGCTGGCTCGCGGCCTACTTCCCCCCGGAGATTGTCGAGCCCGTCCGCCTGCACGTCACCGCCAAGCGCTACCTCTGCGCCCGCGAGCCCGGCTACACCGAGGCGCTCTCGGAGGCATCGCAGCGGAGCCTGGCTCTGCAAGGTGGCCCCATGACCGAGAGCGAGGCGCAGGCCTTTGAGGCGAGTCCCCACGCCGAGTGGGCCGTCCGCCTGCGCCGCTACGACGACCAGGGAAAAGTCACCGACCTGGTGATTCCCCCGCTGGAGAGCTACCGCGCGCTACTGCTTGACCGGGCGCGGCTGGGCGATCAGAAAGGCGGTTAG
- a CDS encoding c-type cytochrome, whose amino-acid sequence MRFLATLLPATALATVALSPTVPTDVSRGLSGPEIRETQRAVDAFAWDEFVAIQWPARADQRGVADTNKPFGAEGLRVWETWKTPGEIFLRGGAEPLPWSAPLPHERELTDNLQAVQSDGTLPATLTDRFGHVVRYEIRVNQVLFDYLRSHKLYDSRQQRVAESVRYPDGAMAVKASWRELEPGEEAHYLTRECVVFDTKNGRAGRKRKRKMGLVGLHIVQKTPSAPQWVWATFEHISNTEGSDASFCPPLVPEARTNKQTEPGVPNLVQRLSPLRARLRELNRAQQQVLHATGSVLQNYELVGAQWPAPGGRVEPTFLSNTTMESFVQESSCLGCHASARTLNTEKYVSADFLFSIRRAQPEVKEMPLIPPPTKAVTEWDKKNWRAVQRGHALAERSYELMPRYVGNKLHCGSCHLDVGRNPSSSWWVGMFADGKYETPQKFYDRINQCMQRSMNGRPLPTDGPEMAAFNAYFHWLDEQAQALGIPPQPTGMLKVEKRDGDPVRGKELFAQRCAACHSTDGSGRYESGSYYRPALWGPRSFNNLAGLGAKPEKMAGFLKHNMPFGSGGALTLQESWDLTAFLIAQPRPVKQ is encoded by the coding sequence ATGCGCTTTCTTGCGACCTTGCTTCCAGCGACGGCTCTTGCAACGGTGGCCCTCAGCCCGACCGTTCCTACTGATGTATCCAGGGGGCTCTCAGGGCCGGAGATTAGAGAGACCCAACGGGCGGTGGATGCGTTTGCCTGGGACGAGTTTGTGGCGATTCAGTGGCCAGCACGGGCCGATCAGCGTGGGGTAGCCGACACCAACAAGCCTTTCGGGGCGGAGGGACTGCGGGTCTGGGAGACGTGGAAGACGCCGGGGGAGATCTTTCTGCGAGGCGGCGCGGAGCCGCTTCCTTGGAGTGCCCCCCTCCCCCATGAGCGCGAGCTGACCGACAACCTACAAGCCGTCCAGAGCGATGGCACCCTACCCGCCACCCTCACGGATCGCTTTGGGCACGTGGTGCGCTACGAGATCCGGGTCAATCAGGTTCTCTTCGACTACCTCCGCAGCCACAAGCTCTACGACAGCCGCCAGCAGCGCGTCGCGGAGAGCGTGCGCTACCCCGACGGTGCCATGGCGGTCAAGGCGAGCTGGCGTGAGCTGGAACCGGGGGAGGAGGCGCACTACCTCACGCGCGAGTGCGTGGTCTTCGATACCAAAAACGGGCGTGCGGGGCGCAAGCGCAAGCGCAAGATGGGGCTGGTCGGGCTACACATCGTCCAGAAGACACCGTCGGCGCCCCAGTGGGTCTGGGCGACCTTCGAGCACATCAGCAACACCGAGGGCAGCGATGCATCGTTCTGCCCCCCGCTGGTCCCCGAGGCGCGGACCAACAAGCAGACCGAGCCGGGTGTCCCGAACCTCGTGCAGCGCCTCAGCCCGCTCCGGGCGCGGCTCCGGGAGCTCAACCGGGCACAGCAGCAGGTGCTCCACGCCACGGGCAGTGTCCTCCAGAACTACGAGCTGGTCGGGGCGCAGTGGCCCGCGCCGGGCGGGCGTGTCGAGCCGACTTTTCTCTCCAACACGACCATGGAGAGCTTTGTTCAGGAGAGCTCCTGCCTGGGCTGCCACGCGTCGGCACGCACGCTCAATACGGAAAAGTATGTCAGCGCGGACTTTCTTTTCTCTATCCGCCGCGCCCAGCCCGAGGTGAAGGAGATGCCGCTCATCCCGCCGCCCACCAAGGCCGTGACCGAGTGGGACAAGAAAAACTGGCGGGCGGTCCAGCGCGGCCACGCCCTCGCGGAGCGCAGCTACGAGCTGATGCCGCGCTATGTGGGCAACAAGCTGCACTGCGGGAGCTGCCACCTCGATGTCGGGCGCAACCCGAGCTCATCGTGGTGGGTGGGGATGTTCGCCGACGGCAAGTACGAGACGCCGCAGAAGTTCTACGACCGCATTAATCAGTGCATGCAGCGCAGCATGAACGGCCGGCCGCTGCCCACCGACGGCCCCGAGATGGCGGCGTTCAATGCCTACTTCCACTGGCTCGATGAGCAGGCGCAGGCCCTTGGCATCCCGCCCCAGCCGACGGGAATGCTAAAAGTGGAGAAGCGCGACGGCGACCCTGTACGCGGCAAGGAGCTCTTTGCCCAGCGCTGCGCGGCCTGCCACAGCACCGATGGCAGCGGGCGCTACGAGAGCGGCTCCTACTACCGGCCCGCGCTCTGGGGGCCGCGCTCGTTCAACAACCTGGCGGGGCTTGGGGCCAAGCCGGAGAAGATGGCGGGCTTCCTCAAGCACAACATGCCCTTCGGCTCTGGCGGCGCGCTCACCCTCCAGGAGTCCTGGGACCTAACCGCCTTTCTGATCGCCCAGCCGCGCCCGGTCAAGCAGTAG